The proteins below are encoded in one region of Topomyia yanbarensis strain Yona2022 unplaced genomic scaffold, ASM3024719v1 HiC_scaffold_218, whole genome shotgun sequence:
- the LOC131694976 gene encoding rab GTPase-activating protein 1-like isoform X1: MEHGKATDCSSTTPTKPESVTLQLGAAQKTDDNLSIKSSDSVTTSGEYEIVPEATSLADVVDGTGSILNLVKDQIQQGSKQFGDLNLTDCFEEDEVVVNLIASVPAKIEPISPILNIEGNGNVLDLEKNMDEVIHELDEERTLSASDDDPGSANKTPVKCTSSGTDPKPPLSQLSLRGLKLRPPKDTVVKSPNLQSPENRVGQSVFYDCLDSSPMTEKKDTMKPDHYPAETDDDELSDIDQECTIFSGVSYLGATGIKIPKSEKEILQKVAEMHATSSVTPLGMKISVSIPTCSEGLVVLYDGETNAVVATYEVQRILFFARGPAGTPTQACFAFTWSHGESQETASHQCHVFRCNIPEAVTQVSACFAKAFQRVLPPSVPGSMTTSLADCSLNPMVASITSDSAGNPIQSAMYEFNVSLEIKEKEKSGYTTVPRDAKSSFRLRCNTDKEVCIVVKQVPSELYPSLFIERCFGVLLSPGKIVRQADMQLLDMVNMGYVKPESTLVQSNPMTASITSLSAASTISQLPYQIRAEWKANDKAFEQLNTETQKKSLTVAVDLVIKGIQEPVRFVIETSVMILSQSELRIMQNLFTNKRLLVMQYYLTLRESGEGSWEVESIDHSDEIVDQMAPASLSLNLNFKTWTFKTSASVQSMEFDDSSPDYSSDGDEPLLSGTGEVSRECPSALLDDWNEILVEWDRDNLDKRPRNLASLVRCGIPDILRGAIWQKLANVENKTEMTDSYRVLITKETSCENVIQRDINRTFPAHKFFKESGGIGQDSLYKVSKAYAVYDTEVGYCQGLSFIAASLLLHMPEEEAFCVLVALMYNYGLRDMYKLGFESLYLRLYQLNRLMKDQLPDLYEHFYNTGIESHMFASQWFLTLFTARFPLYFVFYILDVFLLDGITVLFQVALTLLSACKKDLLELDFEGILKYFRVSLPKKCRSDNQAKRLMKLSFECKVKKLKKYELEYLAKKEESERKEREMKQYELKFNEERIKMKQEIVALNAKLETMTRDEKKNSGIIVDYKQIIQRQEHENNKLHQMLEDLTKTVSLCSKCSSSIPKSSPLHKSYGKNLQNSNNENNNDQTIHQENNLGPLDPLLIATQRIRELELELAQTKLAQVEAECKNQDLHHQLNATLTEMQTHRSSWQPWFSKTLNSIQEKVVTRRDVNAPIPTFQSYTDPSVKLRDHSQTFPAQAQLRNKLNQRHTLAQVPFEAAGGIGDARHVGVGGQANENVLFQDSVQRCNSLK; the protein is encoded by the exons ATGGAGCATGGCAAAGCAACTGACTGTAGCAGTACCACACCAACAAAGCCGGAATCAGTGACACTTCAACTGGGTGCAGCACAGAAAACAGATGACAATCTCAGCATAAAATCGTCCGATTCGGTAACAACCAGCGGTGAATACGAAATCGTCCCGGAGGCTACATCACTTGCAGACGTGGTTGACGGAACTGGTTCGATCTTGAACTTAGTCAAAGATCAAATTCAGCAGGGTTCAAAACAGTTTGGCGATTTGAACCTGACGGATTGTTTTGAAGAAGACGAGGTGGTGGTGAACTTGATTGCCTCTGTTCCGGCAAAAATTGAGCCTATTTCACCCATTCTGAACATCGAAGGGAACGGGAACGTGCTAGATCTGGAAAAGAACATGGATGAGGTCATTCACGAGCTGGACGAAGAGCGCACGCTTAGTGCCAGCGATGACGATCCTGGGAGTGCCAACAAAA CTCCAGTAAAATGCACCAGCAGCGGTACCGATCCGAAGCCACCACTATCCCAGCTATCCCTAAGAGGATTAAAACTGCGCCCTCCGAAAGACACTGTCGTAAAATCTCCAAATCTACAGTCCCCGGAAAATCGGGTAGGACAATCGGTCTTCTACGACTGTCTCGATTCTAGCCCGATGACGGAGAAAAAAGATACCATGAAACCGGATCACTATCCGGCCGAAACGGATGACGATGAACTGTCCGATATCGATCAGGAGTGTACTATTTTCAGTGGAGTTTCCTACCTGGGAGCAACGGGGATCAAGATTCCGAAATCCGAGAAGGAAATCCTGCAAAAGGTAGCAGAAATGCACGCAACTTCGAGTGTAACACCGTTGGGCATGAAGATTTCAGTTAGCATTCCGACCTGCTCAGAGGGGTTGGTGGT GTTATACGATGGGGAAACGAACGCTGTCGTTGCTACCTACGAGGTTCAACGTATTTTATTCTTCGCGCGTGGTCCCGCCGGCACGCCGACACAGGCCTGCTTTGCATTCACGTGGTCCCACGGAGAATCACAGGAAACTGCCAGTCATCAGTGCCATGTCTTCAGATGTAACATCCCGGAGGCGGTGACCCAAGTCAGCG CTTGCTTTGCGAAGGCCTTCCAACGTGTGCTGCCACCGAGCGTTCCAGGAAGTATGACAACCTCGCTGGCCGATTGCAGTCTGAACCCGATGGTAGCGTCCATAACCTCGGATAGTGCCGGCAATCCGATCCAATCGGCGATGTACGAATTCAATGTTTCGCTGGAAATCAAGGAGAAGGAAAAAAGTGGCTACACGACAGTGCCCAGAGACGCAAAATCCAGCTTTCGTCTCAGGTGCAACACAGACAAAGAAGTATGCATCGTAGTAAAACAGGTCCCGTCGGAGCTGTATCCTTCGCTGTTCATCGAGCGATGCTTTGGAGTGCTTCTGAGTCCGGGAAAAATTGTTCGGCAAGCCGATATGCAACTCTTGGATATG GTCAACATGGGATACGTCAAACCGGAATCGACATTGGTTCAGTCAAATCCAATGACCGCTTCGATAACGTCACTGTCGGCAGCTTCGACCATCTCACAGTTACCGTATCAAATTCGAGCAGAATGGAAAGCGAACGATAAAGCATTCGAGCAGCTTAACACTGAAACACAGAAAAAATCTTTAACCGTTGCAGTCGATCTAGTCATCAAAGGTATCCAGGAACCGGTGCGATTCGTAATTGAAACATCTGTTATGATACTGTCGCAAAGCGAACTACGGATAATGCAAAATCTGTTCACTAACAAACGACTGCTGGTGATGCAGTACTATCTGACACTACGGGAAAGTGGTGAGGGTAGCTGGGAGGTTGAATCCATTGATCATTCCGACGAAATTGTCGATCAAATGGCCCCCGCATCGCTATCGCTAAATCTAAACTTTAAAACTTGGACCTTCAAAACGTCCGCCAGTGTGCAATCGATGGAGTTTGACGATTCCAGTCCAGACTACAGCTCCGACGGTGACGAACCGCTGCTCAGTGGCACCGGCGAGGTCTCGAGAGAGTGCCCCAGTGCTTTGCTGGATGATTGGAACGAAATACTGGTCGAGTGGGATCGGGACAACTTGGACAAGCGTCCTCGGAATCTGGCGAGTCTGGTTCGATGTGGTATACCGGATATTCTTCGGGGAGCCATCTGGCAAAAGTTGGCCAATGTCGAGAACAAAACGGAGATGACAGACTCGTACCGGGTGTTGATCACCAAAGAGACCAGCTGTGAGAATGTGATTCAACGGGATATCAACAGAACGTTTCCGGCACACAAGTTCTTCAAGGAGAGCGGTGGGATAGGTCAGGACAGTCTGTATAAGGTATCGAAGGCGTATGCGGTGTATGACACTGAGGTCGGTTACTGTCAGGGGTTAAGCTTCATTGCGGCCAGTTTGCTGCTTCAT ATGCCCGAGGAGGAAGCTTTCTGTGTGCTAGTCGCTCTGATGTACAACTACGGCCTGCGTGATATGTACAAACTGGGCTTCGAATCACTCTACCTTCGACTGTACCAGCTGAATCGTCTCATGAAGGATCAGCTACCGGATCTGTATGAACATTTCTACAACACCGGGATCGAGTCGCACATGTTCGCCAGCCAGTGGTTTCTGACGCTGTTCACCGCCCGCTTCCCGCTGTATTTTGTGTTCTACATTTTGGATGTGTTCCTGTTGGATGGGATTACGGTACTCTTCCAGGTGGCTTTGACACTGCTTTCGGCTTGCAAGAAAGATTTACTCGAGCTAGATTTTGAGGGGATTTTGAAGTATTTCCGCGTATCACTGCCCAAAAAGTGTAGGAGCGACAATCAAGCCAAGAGGCTGATGAAGTTGTCGTTTGAGTGCAAGGTGAAGAAGTTGAAAAAGTACGAATTGGAGTACTTGGCCAAGAAGGAGGAAAGTGAACGCAAAGAGCGAGAAATGAAACAGTATGAGCTGAAGTTTAACGAGGAGAGAATAAAAATGAAGCAAGAGATTGTGGCGTTAAATGCGAAACTGGAAACCATGACCAGGGATGAGAAAAAGAACAGCGGAATCATTGTGGACTATAAGCAGATCATACAAAGGCAAGAGCATGAAAACAACAAGCTTCATCAGATGTTGGAGGATTTGACG AAAACTGTGTCTCTCTGTTCGAAATGTTCATCCAGCATACCGAAATCGTCGCCGTTGCATAAAAGTTATggcaaaaacttacaaaattcGAATAATGAGAATAACAATGACCAAACCATCCACCAGGAGAATAATCTTGGCCCACTAGATCCGCTGCTAATCGCGACACAGCGGATACGAGAGCTGGAGTTGGAACTAGCTCAAACTAAATTGGCGCAGGTTGAAGCAGAATGCAAAAACCAG GACCTCCACCATCAACTGAATGCCACTCTAACAGAAATGCAAACCCATCGCAGCAGTTGGCAACCGTGGTTCTCAAAAACACTGAACTCCATTCAGGAGAAAGTTGTTACAAGGCGTGATGTGAATGCCCCAATACCCACGTTCCAGTCGTACACCGACCCGAGC GTAAAACTGCGTGATCATTCCCAAACTTTCCCCGCGCAAGCCCAATTGCGGAACAAGCTGAATCAGCGTCACACTTTGGCACAGGTGCCATTCGAAGCCGCTGGAGGAATCGGAGATGCAAGACACGTTGGTGTTGGCGGACAAGCTAACGAGAACGTTCTATTTCAGGATTCCGTACAAAGGTGCAACAGTCTGAAGTAA
- the LOC131694976 gene encoding rab GTPase-activating protein 1-like isoform X2, whose translation MEHGKATDCSSTTPTKPESVTLQLGAAQKTDDNLSIKSSDSVTTSGEYEIVPEATSLADVVDGTGSILNLVKDQIQQGSKQFGDLNLTDCFEEDEVVVNLIASVPAKIEPISPILNIEGNGNVLDLEKNMDEVIHELDEERTLSASDDDPGSANKTCFAKAFQRVLPPSVPGSMTTSLADCSLNPMVASITSDSAGNPIQSAMYEFNVSLEIKEKEKSGYTTVPRDAKSSFRLRCNTDKEVCIVVKQVPSELYPSLFIERCFGVLLSPGKIVRQADMQLLDMVNMGYVKPESTLVQSNPMTASITSLSAASTISQLPYQIRAEWKANDKAFEQLNTETQKKSLTVAVDLVIKGIQEPVRFVIETSVMILSQSELRIMQNLFTNKRLLVMQYYLTLRESGEGSWEVESIDHSDEIVDQMAPASLSLNLNFKTWTFKTSASVQSMEFDDSSPDYSSDGDEPLLSGTGEVSRECPSALLDDWNEILVEWDRDNLDKRPRNLASLVRCGIPDILRGAIWQKLANVENKTEMTDSYRVLITKETSCENVIQRDINRTFPAHKFFKESGGIGQDSLYKVSKAYAVYDTEVGYCQGLSFIAASLLLHMPEEEAFCVLVALMYNYGLRDMYKLGFESLYLRLYQLNRLMKDQLPDLYEHFYNTGIESHMFASQWFLTLFTARFPLYFVFYILDVFLLDGITVLFQVALTLLSACKKDLLELDFEGILKYFRVSLPKKCRSDNQAKRLMKLSFECKVKKLKKYELEYLAKKEESERKEREMKQYELKFNEERIKMKQEIVALNAKLETMTRDEKKNSGIIVDYKQIIQRQEHENNKLHQMLEDLTKTVSLCSKCSSSIPKSSPLHKSYGKNLQNSNNENNNDQTIHQENNLGPLDPLLIATQRIRELELELAQTKLAQVEAECKNQDLHHQLNATLTEMQTHRSSWQPWFSKTLNSIQEKVVTRRDVNAPIPTFQSYTDPSVKLRDHSQTFPAQAQLRNKLNQRHTLAQVPFEAAGGIGDARHVGVGGQANENVLFQDSVQRCNSLK comes from the exons ATGGAGCATGGCAAAGCAACTGACTGTAGCAGTACCACACCAACAAAGCCGGAATCAGTGACACTTCAACTGGGTGCAGCACAGAAAACAGATGACAATCTCAGCATAAAATCGTCCGATTCGGTAACAACCAGCGGTGAATACGAAATCGTCCCGGAGGCTACATCACTTGCAGACGTGGTTGACGGAACTGGTTCGATCTTGAACTTAGTCAAAGATCAAATTCAGCAGGGTTCAAAACAGTTTGGCGATTTGAACCTGACGGATTGTTTTGAAGAAGACGAGGTGGTGGTGAACTTGATTGCCTCTGTTCCGGCAAAAATTGAGCCTATTTCACCCATTCTGAACATCGAAGGGAACGGGAACGTGCTAGATCTGGAAAAGAACATGGATGAGGTCATTCACGAGCTGGACGAAGAGCGCACGCTTAGTGCCAGCGATGACGATCCTGGGAGTGCCAACAAAA CTTGCTTTGCGAAGGCCTTCCAACGTGTGCTGCCACCGAGCGTTCCAGGAAGTATGACAACCTCGCTGGCCGATTGCAGTCTGAACCCGATGGTAGCGTCCATAACCTCGGATAGTGCCGGCAATCCGATCCAATCGGCGATGTACGAATTCAATGTTTCGCTGGAAATCAAGGAGAAGGAAAAAAGTGGCTACACGACAGTGCCCAGAGACGCAAAATCCAGCTTTCGTCTCAGGTGCAACACAGACAAAGAAGTATGCATCGTAGTAAAACAGGTCCCGTCGGAGCTGTATCCTTCGCTGTTCATCGAGCGATGCTTTGGAGTGCTTCTGAGTCCGGGAAAAATTGTTCGGCAAGCCGATATGCAACTCTTGGATATG GTCAACATGGGATACGTCAAACCGGAATCGACATTGGTTCAGTCAAATCCAATGACCGCTTCGATAACGTCACTGTCGGCAGCTTCGACCATCTCACAGTTACCGTATCAAATTCGAGCAGAATGGAAAGCGAACGATAAAGCATTCGAGCAGCTTAACACTGAAACACAGAAAAAATCTTTAACCGTTGCAGTCGATCTAGTCATCAAAGGTATCCAGGAACCGGTGCGATTCGTAATTGAAACATCTGTTATGATACTGTCGCAAAGCGAACTACGGATAATGCAAAATCTGTTCACTAACAAACGACTGCTGGTGATGCAGTACTATCTGACACTACGGGAAAGTGGTGAGGGTAGCTGGGAGGTTGAATCCATTGATCATTCCGACGAAATTGTCGATCAAATGGCCCCCGCATCGCTATCGCTAAATCTAAACTTTAAAACTTGGACCTTCAAAACGTCCGCCAGTGTGCAATCGATGGAGTTTGACGATTCCAGTCCAGACTACAGCTCCGACGGTGACGAACCGCTGCTCAGTGGCACCGGCGAGGTCTCGAGAGAGTGCCCCAGTGCTTTGCTGGATGATTGGAACGAAATACTGGTCGAGTGGGATCGGGACAACTTGGACAAGCGTCCTCGGAATCTGGCGAGTCTGGTTCGATGTGGTATACCGGATATTCTTCGGGGAGCCATCTGGCAAAAGTTGGCCAATGTCGAGAACAAAACGGAGATGACAGACTCGTACCGGGTGTTGATCACCAAAGAGACCAGCTGTGAGAATGTGATTCAACGGGATATCAACAGAACGTTTCCGGCACACAAGTTCTTCAAGGAGAGCGGTGGGATAGGTCAGGACAGTCTGTATAAGGTATCGAAGGCGTATGCGGTGTATGACACTGAGGTCGGTTACTGTCAGGGGTTAAGCTTCATTGCGGCCAGTTTGCTGCTTCAT ATGCCCGAGGAGGAAGCTTTCTGTGTGCTAGTCGCTCTGATGTACAACTACGGCCTGCGTGATATGTACAAACTGGGCTTCGAATCACTCTACCTTCGACTGTACCAGCTGAATCGTCTCATGAAGGATCAGCTACCGGATCTGTATGAACATTTCTACAACACCGGGATCGAGTCGCACATGTTCGCCAGCCAGTGGTTTCTGACGCTGTTCACCGCCCGCTTCCCGCTGTATTTTGTGTTCTACATTTTGGATGTGTTCCTGTTGGATGGGATTACGGTACTCTTCCAGGTGGCTTTGACACTGCTTTCGGCTTGCAAGAAAGATTTACTCGAGCTAGATTTTGAGGGGATTTTGAAGTATTTCCGCGTATCACTGCCCAAAAAGTGTAGGAGCGACAATCAAGCCAAGAGGCTGATGAAGTTGTCGTTTGAGTGCAAGGTGAAGAAGTTGAAAAAGTACGAATTGGAGTACTTGGCCAAGAAGGAGGAAAGTGAACGCAAAGAGCGAGAAATGAAACAGTATGAGCTGAAGTTTAACGAGGAGAGAATAAAAATGAAGCAAGAGATTGTGGCGTTAAATGCGAAACTGGAAACCATGACCAGGGATGAGAAAAAGAACAGCGGAATCATTGTGGACTATAAGCAGATCATACAAAGGCAAGAGCATGAAAACAACAAGCTTCATCAGATGTTGGAGGATTTGACG AAAACTGTGTCTCTCTGTTCGAAATGTTCATCCAGCATACCGAAATCGTCGCCGTTGCATAAAAGTTATggcaaaaacttacaaaattcGAATAATGAGAATAACAATGACCAAACCATCCACCAGGAGAATAATCTTGGCCCACTAGATCCGCTGCTAATCGCGACACAGCGGATACGAGAGCTGGAGTTGGAACTAGCTCAAACTAAATTGGCGCAGGTTGAAGCAGAATGCAAAAACCAG GACCTCCACCATCAACTGAATGCCACTCTAACAGAAATGCAAACCCATCGCAGCAGTTGGCAACCGTGGTTCTCAAAAACACTGAACTCCATTCAGGAGAAAGTTGTTACAAGGCGTGATGTGAATGCCCCAATACCCACGTTCCAGTCGTACACCGACCCGAGC GTAAAACTGCGTGATCATTCCCAAACTTTCCCCGCGCAAGCCCAATTGCGGAACAAGCTGAATCAGCGTCACACTTTGGCACAGGTGCCATTCGAAGCCGCTGGAGGAATCGGAGATGCAAGACACGTTGGTGTTGGCGGACAAGCTAACGAGAACGTTCTATTTCAGGATTCCGTACAAAGGTGCAACAGTCTGAAGTAA